In one window of Pseudobdellovibrionaceae bacterium DNA:
- a CDS encoding organic solvent tolerance protein → MIVQAASAKRYLTTWVIGAALLFASGAQAKDLTNRLGVGYTDQFSVSLPSLAVQYYPNPQIGLSAALGVDTVENDSKFGFMVKLYRIVFMEDNMNFYMGTGAGLISDEDNGNTDTGFELNGFVGGEFFLPGLDSLGLSFEAGIGVSSVSSAVRFRTFGDHPLRAGMIFYF, encoded by the coding sequence ATGATCGTGCAGGCAGCAAGTGCTAAGAGATATTTGACAACATGGGTCATTGGGGCGGCATTGCTTTTTGCTAGTGGCGCTCAAGCGAAGGATTTAACAAACCGTTTGGGCGTGGGGTATACGGACCAGTTTTCGGTGTCCTTGCCCAGTCTTGCCGTTCAATATTATCCCAACCCTCAAATCGGGTTGTCGGCAGCTCTTGGTGTCGACACGGTGGAAAATGATTCGAAGTTTGGATTTATGGTGAAGCTTTATCGCATTGTTTTTATGGAAGATAACATGAACTTCTATATGGGAACGGGTGCTGGCCTTATCAGCGACGAAGACAATGGAAACACCGATACCGGTTTTGAGCTCAACGGCTTTGTTGGAGGTGAGTTCTTTTTGCCTGGCCTTGATAGTCTGGGCCTTAGTTTTGAAGCGGGTATTGGCGTATCGTCCGTATCCAGCGCTGTTCGGTTTCGCACTTTTGGTGACCATCCCCTTAGAGCGGGCATGATCTTTTACTTTTAA
- a CDS encoding ABC transporter permease, protein MIYLSVRAAFVDQAQGMRTIFSVISAQIYFTGFQAMPIVTSLALASGGIVIMQSTAQLNLLGGVDNIGNLLVVIIVREVGPLLTALIVIARSGTAVASELGNMRANREIDALEVMGIDPLSYIVFPRIFGGVISVICLAFYFVAIALLGGFVVSRLTTEMSFAFYIDSLAQAFAAEDVLLFLLKNTFSGAIIFAICSFQGLSVKKSPHEVPQVTTKAVMKSIIYVIGFNLTVTTLFYLNQLRKLGVF, encoded by the coding sequence ATGATTTATCTTTCGGTGAGAGCGGCCTTTGTCGATCAAGCCCAAGGGATGCGAACGATATTCAGCGTGATATCAGCACAGATTTATTTCACCGGTTTTCAAGCCATGCCCATTGTGACAAGTCTGGCTCTTGCTTCTGGCGGAATTGTAATCATGCAGTCCACGGCCCAGCTGAATTTGCTTGGCGGCGTTGACAACATAGGAAACTTGCTTGTGGTTATCATCGTTCGCGAAGTGGGGCCGCTTCTAACGGCCCTAATCGTTATTGCTCGTTCGGGCACGGCCGTTGCCTCTGAATTGGGTAATATGCGCGCCAATCGAGAAATCGACGCCCTTGAAGTGATGGGGATTGATCCGCTCAGTTACATTGTGTTTCCTCGTATTTTTGGCGGAGTCATCAGTGTCATCTGTCTTGCCTTTTACTTTGTTGCCATCGCCCTACTTGGCGGATTTGTTGTGAGTCGACTCACAACAGAGATGTCTTTTGCCTTTTACATAGACTCTTTGGCTCAGGCTTTTGCTGCCGAAGATGTGCTTTTATTTTTACTAAAAAACACCTTTAGCGGGGCCATTATTTTTGCCATTTGCTCTTTTCAGGGGCTTTCTGTGAAAAAGAGCCCCCATGAAGTGCCACAAGTTACCACAAAGGCCGTGATGAAAAGTATAATTTATGTGATCGGGTTCAATTTGACGGTGACAACGTTGTTTTACCTCAATCAATTGCGAAAACTGGGAGTGTTTTAA
- a CDS encoding replication-relaxation family protein yields the protein MQTKIINSSKKVSKVILGDRDFRILCFLFENKVATRNQINRYFFGGISKDTVNRRLRKILSLGLICRMSLNAGREVTYCYSLTQRGLTKIRPLLPYSVKGKATLSECLIHDTALVDIRKVFEKQISVQHYFTENVLQSCVDYQDNEELHPFVELNSDAVAFVDSKVGVLKLAIEFDTTHKSKVRYGKKVDEYYCRNGVDGVLYICMEKYNLRGLQKVDQQVATRHGSKPKMYFSLFSNVINAENELIFKNANGSVFRVK from the coding sequence ATGCAAACGAAGATAATTAATTCAAGTAAAAAAGTCTCGAAAGTGATTCTAGGTGATCGTGACTTTAGAATACTTTGTTTTCTGTTTGAAAACAAAGTTGCCACCAGGAATCAAATCAATAGGTATTTTTTTGGAGGTATATCAAAAGATACTGTTAATAGAAGACTTAGGAAAATCTTATCTTTAGGGCTGATATGTAGAATGTCTTTGAATGCAGGAAGAGAAGTCACATACTGCTATTCTCTGACACAAAGAGGACTGACAAAAATCAGGCCACTACTACCATATAGTGTAAAGGGAAAAGCAACTCTAAGTGAATGTCTGATCCACGACACCGCTTTGGTAGATATTCGCAAAGTTTTTGAGAAACAAATATCAGTTCAGCATTACTTCACTGAAAATGTGCTTCAATCGTGTGTCGATTATCAAGACAACGAAGAGTTACATCCATTTGTTGAGCTGAATAGTGATGCTGTGGCTTTTGTGGATTCAAAAGTTGGAGTCCTTAAATTGGCTATAGAGTTTGATACCACACACAAAAGTAAGGTGCGATATGGAAAGAAGGTGGATGAATACTATTGCAGAAATGGTGTTGATGGAGTGCTTTATATCTGTATGGAGAAGTACAATTTGAGAGGTCTGCAAAAGGTAGATCAACAAGTGGCAACCCGTCATGGTAGCAAGCCAAAGATGTACTTTTCACTGTTCAGTAATGTCATCAATGCTGAGAACGAACTGATTTTCAAAAACGCAAATGGGTCGGTCTTTCGGGTCAAGTAG
- a CDS encoding ABC transporter permease: MLTWDLFKNYLLSPRTGSLIRVISRLCIFGIGVSVFALILVMSVMSGFHRNIKQKLLAVEPHLVVTNLKGLQDQVVAEISKEPGAEYHSFEQQDVILRTVDGLFGGAVANGLESPAMEQFLKRAEKFSNHRKSSMEDDLDLSALAPGEVLMGVDLAHSLGVLSGDEVVVVPPESLLLPAGEVPEYARVRVKKLLSTELSDIDSQMIYYGLGQTFQRFGNTASRQTGIMVRLKHSENFKPLQGRLQKLGVTVESWVDRNSTLFFALTLEKYAIATFLGLSALITSFSIITVLVLLVTHKRGDIGMLKAMGLSRRKTRRVFAGIGLLLSAIGLGGGLLLGVAVASFLKAYPLNILPDIYYDSSIPAEVDVATLIVATIGAILVAVAAAWIPSRIAAQESVVDGLRAD, from the coding sequence ATGCTCACCTGGGATCTATTTAAAAATTACCTTCTAAGTCCGCGCACAGGATCATTGATCCGGGTGATCTCTCGTTTATGTATATTCGGAATCGGTGTGAGTGTTTTTGCTTTGATTTTAGTCATGAGTGTGATGAGTGGGTTTCATCGTAACATCAAGCAAAAGTTGCTGGCGGTCGAGCCCCATTTGGTTGTGACAAACTTAAAAGGCCTGCAAGATCAGGTGGTGGCCGAGATCAGCAAAGAGCCCGGTGCTGAATACCATAGTTTTGAACAGCAAGATGTTATCCTTCGCACAGTGGACGGCCTTTTCGGTGGAGCCGTAGCCAATGGACTTGAATCCCCGGCGATGGAGCAGTTTTTAAAACGGGCTGAAAAATTCTCCAACCATAGAAAATCCAGTATGGAAGATGATCTGGATCTGTCGGCGCTGGCACCTGGAGAAGTGTTAATGGGCGTAGATTTGGCTCACAGCTTAGGTGTTTTGTCTGGGGATGAGGTGGTGGTGGTGCCACCGGAGTCTTTGTTGTTGCCGGCCGGTGAGGTTCCTGAGTATGCGCGTGTGCGGGTAAAAAAACTCCTTTCTACGGAGCTCTCAGATATTGACTCGCAAATGATTTACTATGGATTGGGTCAAACGTTCCAGCGATTTGGGAATACGGCTAGCCGACAAACGGGGATTATGGTGCGCCTTAAACATTCGGAAAACTTTAAGCCCTTACAAGGTCGGCTTCAAAAGCTGGGCGTCACAGTGGAATCGTGGGTGGATCGAAACTCCACCTTGTTTTTTGCTCTCACCCTTGAAAAATATGCCATCGCAACCTTTTTAGGGCTGAGTGCTCTCATTACCAGTTTTTCGATTATCACAGTGCTTGTGTTGTTAGTGACCCACAAGCGTGGCGATATTGGCATGTTGAAGGCAATGGGTCTTTCTCGGCGTAAAACGAGACGTGTGTTTGCTGGGATTGGGCTGCTTCTTTCTGCCATCGGCCTTGGAGGAGGTTTACTGCTCGGTGTGGCGGTGGCATCTTTTTTAAAAGCCTATCCATTAAACATACTCCCAGATATTTATTATGATTCATCGATCCCCGCCGAAGTGGATGTGGCCACTTTGATTGTAGCCACCATTGGCGCCATTTTAGTGGCGGTGGCGGCAGCGTGGATACCCTCTCGCATTGCCGCACAAGAAAGTGTGGTCGATGGACTTCGGGCGGACTAA
- a CDS encoding helix-turn-helix transcriptional regulator: MAGSAVELKRKILDKIEVEMKKNGMSQGELGRQLGVKRTDINRYLRGTNTAVSLERIIEMAETVGLEIDVTIKKKKG; this comes from the coding sequence TTGGCTGGAAGTGCTGTGGAATTGAAGAGAAAGATTCTGGATAAAATTGAAGTTGAGATGAAAAAAAATGGAATGAGCCAAGGTGAACTTGGCCGACAATTGGGTGTGAAACGAACTGATATAAATAGATACTTAAGGGGTACAAATACTGCCGTCAGTCTAGAACGTATTATTGAGATGGCCGAAACAGTTGGTTTGGAAATTGATGTGACAATAAAAAAGAAGAAAGGATAA
- the lysA gene encoding diaminopimelate decarboxylase, producing MGFYWSDNELKCKQDHKVYSVAEIVEGLTDPIYLYDLVGLRHRMSVYKDQVGKKGHVHYAVKANDHPRILKEFVDAGFGVDVVSGGEFSKCLAAGFSPADIVFSGVGKTSEEITLAISEGVGQINIECPQELERVAFVASHLGKKVSVAFRMNPDVDAETHPYIKTGFRENKFGMDRSFLPELERILAANSRHLELRGLTIHIGSQIRSVKPMVEAVEKTLIDFEVLRRRGFNLLSFDVGGGIGIDYESEDLEADETFIQEYLKKIREVLDPVGCEVVFEPGRSLVARFGVLLGEVQYIKKTPFKTFAILNTGMHHLMRPALYEAHHRIVPVKARPEGSAELYDVVGPICESADVLGRERMLPSLSQGDWLGIMDAGAYGAVMVSDYNSHRRPEAVFVGD from the coding sequence TTGGGCTTTTATTGGTCTGATAATGAACTCAAATGCAAGCAGGACCACAAGGTTTACTCGGTTGCCGAGATTGTTGAAGGCTTAACTGACCCCATTTATCTGTACGATCTTGTGGGATTGCGCCACCGAATGAGTGTTTACAAAGATCAGGTGGGCAAGAAGGGTCATGTGCATTATGCTGTGAAAGCCAACGACCATCCGCGCATACTTAAAGAATTTGTTGATGCTGGTTTTGGGGTGGACGTGGTGTCTGGTGGGGAGTTTAGTAAATGCTTGGCCGCCGGATTTTCGCCAGCTGATATTGTATTTTCAGGAGTTGGGAAAACTTCTGAGGAAATTACTTTAGCCATCAGTGAAGGGGTGGGGCAAATAAATATCGAATGCCCTCAAGAGTTAGAGCGAGTGGCTTTTGTGGCAAGCCATTTAGGCAAGAAAGTGTCCGTAGCCTTTCGCATGAACCCTGACGTGGATGCCGAAACCCACCCCTATATAAAAACAGGGTTTAGAGAAAACAAGTTCGGCATGGACCGCAGTTTCTTACCTGAACTTGAGCGGATTTTGGCGGCTAATAGCAGGCATTTAGAGCTTCGAGGTTTGACCATTCACATTGGATCCCAGATTCGTTCGGTGAAGCCCATGGTGGAAGCGGTAGAAAAAACATTGATTGATTTCGAAGTGCTTCGGCGCAGAGGCTTTAATCTTTTGTCATTTGATGTGGGTGGCGGCATTGGCATAGACTATGAAAGTGAAGATCTAGAGGCGGATGAGACCTTCATTCAAGAATACTTAAAAAAAATTCGTGAGGTTTTAGATCCCGTTGGTTGTGAAGTGGTGTTTGAGCCCGGTCGATCTTTAGTGGCGCGATTTGGTGTTTTACTTGGTGAAGTTCAGTATATTAAAAAAACTCCCTTTAAAACTTTTGCCATTCTCAATACGGGCATGCATCACTTGATGAGACCAGCCCTCTATGAAGCTCATCATAGAATTGTACCTGTAAAGGCTCGTCCAGAGGGGAGCGCTGAGCTTTACGATGTGGTGGGGCCCATTTGTGAATCCGCCGATGTGCTGGGGCGAGAGCGGATGCTTCCGAGTCTCAGTCAAGGAGACTGGTTGGGCATTATGGATGCGGGTGCGTATGGTGCCGTGATGGTTTCTGATTACAATTCACATAGGCGGCCCGAAGCGGTGTTTGTTGGAGATTAA
- a CDS encoding aspartate kinase: MKTQEEIVVKKFGGTSVGSLERIEAVADRVVGDIEKGQKPILVASAMSGETNRLVRLANEINPHYRGPAYDMLLASGEQVSIALLAMALNKRGVEAKPLLAHQLGIQTDSIFSKAKIQSVDSEKLLGLVARGVVPVVAGFQGVASGDYITTLGRGGSDTTAVALAAAIGSSICEIYTDVPAIFTADPRLVPKAKEIKRLSFDEMMEMASLGSKVLHFRCVELAAKFNVRIHVRSTFEPREGTWVESEEEGMEDPVVSSVTHDANTAVLKIFPVPHGVKFLAELFSKLAEKGLIVDIITQSQNEEGQRLAFSVPEEDILLTLDIVKQVLGEGSEIVVMEKMAKISTVGVGMKNHPGVAARFFNTLNQLNIEPQLVTTSDIKISAVVPLNDLQKVANSLHTEFGLDA; encoded by the coding sequence ATGAAAACCCAAGAAGAAATTGTGGTCAAGAAGTTCGGTGGAACCTCTGTGGGTTCTTTGGAGCGCATTGAAGCTGTTGCCGACCGCGTGGTGGGAGACATTGAAAAAGGTCAAAAGCCCATTCTTGTGGCCTCAGCCATGTCGGGAGAGACCAACAGGCTTGTGCGTCTGGCTAACGAAATAAACCCCCACTATCGTGGTCCAGCCTATGATATGCTGCTGGCATCGGGTGAGCAGGTGTCTATTGCTCTTTTGGCCATGGCTCTTAATAAACGGGGAGTGGAGGCTAAGCCGCTTCTCGCGCATCAGTTAGGGATTCAGACAGATTCTATTTTTTCTAAGGCAAAAATCCAAAGTGTGGATAGCGAAAAGCTTTTGGGGTTGGTGGCACGGGGCGTTGTTCCTGTGGTGGCCGGCTTTCAAGGAGTGGCTTCTGGAGACTATATCACAACTCTGGGGCGCGGTGGGTCTGATACAACGGCTGTGGCATTGGCCGCTGCCATTGGGTCATCGATATGTGAAATCTATACGGATGTCCCAGCCATTTTCACTGCCGACCCCCGGCTTGTGCCCAAAGCCAAAGAGATCAAGCGGCTGAGCTTTGATGAAATGATGGAGATGGCTTCATTGGGATCAAAAGTATTGCACTTTCGATGTGTGGAGTTAGCAGCCAAATTTAATGTGAGAATTCATGTGCGCTCCACCTTTGAGCCTCGTGAGGGCACATGGGTGGAATCAGAGGAGGAAGGTATGGAAGATCCAGTGGTGTCGTCGGTCACACACGATGCCAATACAGCCGTGTTAAAGATATTTCCAGTGCCCCACGGGGTGAAGTTTTTAGCTGAACTGTTCTCAAAACTTGCTGAAAAAGGGTTGATTGTCGATATCATTACCCAGAGTCAAAATGAAGAAGGTCAGCGTCTAGCGTTTTCTGTTCCCGAAGAAGACATTTTACTCACCCTCGATATTGTAAAACAGGTTTTAGGTGAGGGATCAGAAATTGTGGTCATGGAGAAAATGGCAAAAATTTCCACTGTGGGCGTGGGTATGAAGAACCACCCCGGTGTGGCGGCCCGTTTTTTTAACACCTTAAATCAATTGAACATCGAACCCCAGCTGGTCACCACATCTGATATTAAAATCAGTGCGGTGGTGCCACTGAATGATCTGCAAAAGGTAGCTAATTCATTGCACACCGAATTTGGGTTGGATGCATAA
- a CDS encoding MCE family protein, with translation MRIKFNKFERVAGVFVLTAVVGSAVATVGIAVKKGWFSSKIRFETRIESADGLHSGTVVNVAGLRAGSVSEVELLSADEVLVKFDVFEKFHGRIREDSRVRVLRPFIIGEKVLDITVGNESHPMAKPGAVLASENTVDMMDLMSGKKLGPLLGTLEGLMENMKILAEAFADTRRTQAFVDMFDALTPLINNMNQTFEKTPRLLGNFNDMAIEVARMVNQLNKVMPQILEEAPEMAHQVQAVMLHLNTLLSTLEPAIKEVGPELPQASLRALEALNEAVIVLKAMQKTFMLRGSVEDVKEEENKRKPAEE, from the coding sequence ATGAGAATAAAATTTAACAAATTCGAAAGAGTCGCTGGAGTCTTTGTGCTTACAGCTGTGGTGGGGTCGGCTGTGGCCACTGTGGGAATCGCAGTCAAAAAAGGATGGTTTTCATCGAAAATCAGATTTGAGACCCGAATTGAATCTGCTGATGGTTTGCACTCGGGGACAGTGGTCAACGTGGCTGGTCTTCGAGCCGGCTCCGTATCTGAAGTGGAACTGCTCTCTGCCGACGAAGTTCTAGTGAAGTTTGATGTGTTTGAGAAGTTTCATGGTCGAATCAGAGAAGATAGTCGGGTTCGGGTGCTACGCCCATTCATTATTGGTGAGAAGGTTCTTGATATCACCGTGGGGAACGAGAGTCATCCTATGGCAAAGCCAGGGGCCGTGCTGGCTTCAGAAAACACTGTGGATATGATGGACCTAATGAGCGGCAAGAAGTTGGGTCCTCTTTTAGGGACACTAGAGGGGCTTATGGAGAATATGAAAATCTTAGCCGAAGCCTTTGCCGACACAAGGCGAACGCAAGCCTTCGTAGACATGTTCGATGCTCTCACGCCATTGATTAATAATATGAATCAGACCTTTGAGAAAACCCCGCGCCTGTTGGGCAACTTTAACGATATGGCCATTGAAGTGGCTCGTATGGTGAACCAATTAAATAAGGTCATGCCGCAGATTCTTGAGGAGGCCCCAGAAATGGCTCATCAAGTGCAGGCGGTGATGTTGCATCTAAATACATTGTTGTCCACCCTGGAGCCGGCCATAAAAGAAGTGGGTCCGGAGTTGCCGCAGGCATCCTTGCGAGCTCTTGAAGCGCTCAACGAGGCCGTCATAGTACTTAAGGCCATGCAAAAAACATTCATGCTGCGTGGAAGTGTAGAAGATGTGAAAGAAGAAGAAAACAAACGAAAGCCTGCTGAAGAATAA
- a CDS encoding succinylglutamate desuccinylase/aspartoacylase family protein produces the protein MKSFIFGQTSLGLPIVGHRFGSSGPKVLILGGVHGDESEGVIASGGLVNMFYSSFTYRLQLTLIPMFNTDGVIRCRRKNAQGVDLNRNLPTNDWTSEVAEEKYFPGLSANSEPENQALVNWLDKHKPQLIISLHSWKPLLNTNGNCQPEAEIISKRTGYEIKDSIGYPTPGCLGTYCGLERDMPTLTYEIQRELPAKEILKIHVPAIAEALKTTEDRF, from the coding sequence GTGAAAAGTTTTATATTTGGTCAAACAAGCCTCGGCCTCCCCATTGTGGGACATCGATTTGGCAGCAGTGGCCCCAAAGTCCTTATCCTTGGCGGTGTACACGGTGATGAAAGTGAAGGTGTCATTGCCTCAGGTGGACTTGTGAATATGTTTTATTCTTCTTTCACCTATCGCCTACAACTCACCCTGATCCCCATGTTTAACACCGATGGTGTCATACGGTGCCGTCGCAAAAATGCTCAAGGGGTGGATTTGAATCGAAATTTGCCCACCAATGATTGGACAAGTGAAGTGGCTGAAGAAAAATACTTTCCAGGCCTGAGTGCCAACTCAGAGCCCGAAAACCAGGCCCTGGTGAACTGGCTTGATAAACACAAACCCCAGCTGATCATAAGCCTGCATTCATGGAAGCCCCTTCTCAACACCAATGGCAACTGCCAACCAGAGGCCGAAATTATCTCTAAACGCACAGGCTATGAAATCAAAGATTCTATTGGCTATCCCACGCCGGGGTGTCTCGGAACCTACTGCGGACTTGAACGCGATATGCCCACGTTAACCTATGAAATTCAGCGAGAGCTCCCGGCAAAAGAAATTTTAAAAATCCACGTACCCGCTATTGCTGAAGCCCTTAAAACCACTGAAGATCGTTTTTAA
- a CDS encoding ATP-binding cassette domain-containing protein, translating into MANFPVFQDLQFKDLSLAFENDQVLFNDVNVQLPLEEIAWIRGASGEGKSQLLKIMTGLLMPTRGDFSINGQGVGQMSFSEMLPYRLKMGYSFDYGGLLANRTIHQNLSLPLMYHKIFSEDDVNQRVHAMLERFLLSDAADLRPSEVTGGSRKAACVARAFLADPEMVLLDEPTIGLRAEAQTILADLILEQRQRGTLKHVYVASANDAFMEPLATKVIEISNKKLVCKPSVGVVAPLRKVAEG; encoded by the coding sequence ATGGCGAACTTTCCCGTGTTTCAAGATCTTCAATTTAAAGACCTTTCATTGGCTTTTGAAAACGACCAAGTGTTATTCAATGACGTCAATGTGCAGTTGCCACTTGAAGAAATAGCTTGGATTCGGGGAGCCAGTGGCGAGGGAAAATCTCAATTGTTAAAAATTATGACGGGACTTTTGATGCCAACAAGGGGAGATTTTTCAATCAATGGCCAGGGCGTAGGGCAGATGTCTTTTTCTGAAATGCTGCCCTACCGATTGAAGATGGGTTACAGCTTTGATTACGGAGGTCTTTTAGCCAACCGAACGATCCATCAAAATCTTTCGCTCCCATTAATGTATCATAAGATTTTTAGTGAAGATGATGTGAACCAAAGAGTTCATGCCATGCTTGAGAGGTTTTTACTGAGTGATGCGGCAGACCTGCGTCCATCAGAAGTCACTGGCGGTAGTCGAAAGGCGGCATGTGTAGCCCGAGCTTTTCTGGCTGATCCTGAAATGGTGTTGTTAGATGAGCCCACCATTGGTTTGCGAGCAGAGGCGCAGACGATTTTAGCGGACCTTATATTAGAGCAAAGACAGCGCGGAACACTAAAGCATGTCTATGTGGCCAGTGCCAATGATGCATTCATGGAACCACTGGCAACAAAAGTGATTGAAATCAGCAATAAAAAATTGGTTTGTAAACCGTCTGTGGGTGTGGTCGCTCCACTCAGGAAGGTGGCAGAGGGATGA
- a CDS encoding YdcF family protein translates to MGRYLLWAIFIGVLLLFSWDFYHRALTLRAERPTSWGEDHSADCAIVLTGGPGRVAEGFSLLAQRQIKKLIISGVFPKAKLREIFPQWPYYGQLDEQDVVLEKRSRTTYGNALQSLPIVEALHCRDLVLITTRLHMPRALSTFRAAYPENFPIYPRSIIRNSYVPSWQSVTVEVVKSMFYDLWVY, encoded by the coding sequence ATGGGGCGCTACTTACTTTGGGCCATATTTATTGGAGTGCTGTTGTTGTTCAGTTGGGACTTTTACCATCGAGCACTCACTTTAAGAGCGGAGCGACCCACATCCTGGGGGGAAGATCACTCTGCCGATTGTGCCATTGTTCTTACTGGCGGCCCAGGTCGGGTTGCTGAGGGGTTTTCTCTTTTAGCGCAAAGACAAATAAAGAAACTGATTATTTCTGGCGTTTTCCCAAAAGCAAAGTTGCGAGAAATTTTTCCGCAGTGGCCCTACTATGGACAACTAGATGAGCAAGACGTGGTGCTAGAAAAACGATCGCGCACCACCTACGGGAATGCGCTTCAGTCGTTGCCCATTGTTGAGGCTTTGCACTGCAGGGACTTGGTGCTCATTACCACCCGCTTGCATATGCCACGAGCTTTAAGCACATTTCGAGCGGCCTATCCTGAGAACTTTCCCATATACCCCCGCTCGATCATTCGCAATTCTTACGTTCCCTCCTGGCAAAGCGTCACAGTTGAAGTGGTGAAGTCCATGTTTTATGACCTTTGGGTGTACTAA
- a CDS encoding 2,3,4,5-tetrahydropyridine-2,6-dicarboxylate N-succinyltransferase, whose amino-acid sequence MSKKIDVTELESRIHSIFEKSTTLKDLSELEEQEHDDIKNAIKLLNKGQVRVASSENGKWVTHQWLKKAILLYFRQRKMKVIEAGDLNFVDKIPLKEWTGEEGVRVVPHALVRKGAFVESGAILMPSYVNIGAYVGSGSMVDTWATVGSCAQIGRHVHLSGGVGIGGVLEPLQANPVIIEDNVFVGSRCIVVEGAHIEEGAVLGAGVTITASTKIIDVTKKEGSTYVGRVPKNSVVIPGTRMKDFPGGSYGTPCALIIGQRTESTDKKTSLTDALRDFEVSA is encoded by the coding sequence ATGAGTAAAAAAATCGACGTCACTGAACTTGAATCTAGAATTCATTCCATTTTTGAAAAATCAACTACACTGAAGGACTTAAGCGAACTTGAAGAACAAGAACATGACGATATTAAAAATGCCATTAAACTTTTAAATAAGGGCCAGGTGCGGGTCGCCAGCTCAGAAAATGGAAAATGGGTCACTCACCAGTGGCTAAAAAAGGCGATCCTTTTGTATTTTCGCCAGAGAAAAATGAAAGTGATCGAGGCTGGCGACTTAAACTTTGTGGATAAAATCCCGCTAAAAGAGTGGACAGGCGAGGAAGGTGTGCGAGTGGTCCCCCACGCCCTTGTTCGAAAAGGGGCTTTTGTTGAAAGTGGGGCCATCTTAATGCCCTCATATGTCAACATAGGCGCCTATGTGGGATCAGGCTCCATGGTGGACACTTGGGCTACAGTGGGATCTTGTGCGCAGATCGGGCGGCATGTGCATCTCTCTGGCGGCGTGGGCATTGGCGGCGTGCTTGAGCCACTGCAGGCCAATCCCGTTATCATTGAAGACAATGTTTTTGTGGGCAGTCGTTGTATAGTCGTCGAAGGCGCCCATATTGAAGAGGGTGCTGTTCTAGGAGCGGGCGTGACCATCACAGCCAGCACCAAAATCATTGATGTCACTAAAAAAGAGGGATCCACCTATGTGGGTCGTGTTCCGAAAAACTCTGTGGTCATACCTGGCACACGAATGAAAGATTTCCCTGGAGGAAGTTACGGAACCCCCTGCGCTTTGATCATTGGCCAACGAACCGAAAGCACAGACAAGAAAACATCTTTAACTGACGCCCTTCGTGACTTTGAAGTTTCAGCTTAG
- a CDS encoding RidA family protein, which yields MKKRIQSESAPAPVGPYSQAISVNGFLYCSGQIAIDPKTNEVLRGSVTDQARLCMENVKAVLGAANLTFDNVVKTTIFLTNMEDFSLVNEVYASYFGEVAPARSTVAVSALPKGVDVEVEVIAHHN from the coding sequence ATGAAAAAACGTATTCAAAGTGAGTCGGCACCAGCTCCAGTAGGGCCATATTCACAAGCTATTTCGGTGAACGGATTTTTGTATTGCTCAGGGCAAATTGCCATCGACCCAAAAACAAATGAAGTGCTCAGAGGCTCGGTGACCGATCAGGCCCGTCTTTGTATGGAAAACGTAAAGGCCGTCCTTGGAGCTGCAAATTTAACTTTTGATAATGTCGTTAAGACGACGATATTTCTCACAAACATGGAAGACTTTTCTTTAGTCAATGAAGTGTATGCTTCTTATTTTGGCGAGGTGGCTCCGGCTCGGTCGACCGTGGCCGTGTCGGCTTTGCCAAAGGGCGTTGATGTGGAAGTGGAAGTCATAGCCCATCACAATTGA